Proteins co-encoded in one Fundulus heteroclitus isolate FHET01 unplaced genomic scaffold, MU-UCD_Fhet_4.1 scaffold_53, whole genome shotgun sequence genomic window:
- the LOC110366803 gene encoding olfactory receptor 10J5, which translates to MIQGVHSLHLSGEGLLFSGSLLLSVPSCWFFCLLSASLMTDAANATSLTLHGLRQLSDQRLLFFILFLAAYVFALCSDGLVLVVICTHRGLHRPMYAFVGALLLNSLVGGSALYPRLLWELLWEGDSVIVTLPACACQAWVLYTLGTSAFMLLAAMAFDRYVAICQPMRYAALVSPRVVGALLLFCWLIPAAMIGGTVLLAARLPHCRAQVDRLYCDLYSLIRISCGGGGAQLSEVLALLSFTATVLVPAAFVLFTYSSILFVCVCRTRSFSGKALRTCLPHLLVFLNYSGCSAAELLQRRLQAADQPATSVLTSVLVVLVPTVLNPVVYGLNMSAITDKVRRLLGSRKTD; encoded by the coding sequence ATGATCCAAGGTGTGCATTCTCTACACCTGTCCGGTGAAGGTCTCCTCTTCTCGGGgtctctgctcctctctgtcccctcctGCTGGTTCTTCTGCCTCCTTTCCGCCTCTCTCATGACCGACGCGGCGAACGCGACGTCGCTGACGCTGCACGGCCTGCGGCAGCTGTCTGACCAGCGGCTGCtcttcttcatcctcttcctcgCGGCCTACGTGTTCGCGCTGTGCAGCGACGGCCTCGTGCTGGTGGTGATCTGCACGCACCGCGGCCTCCATAGGCCCATGTACGCGTTCGTGGGCGCGCTGCTGCTGAACTCGCTGGTGGGCGGCAGCGCGCTCTACCCGCGGCTGCTGTGGGAGCTGCTGTGGGAGGGGGACTCTGTGATCGTGACCCTGCCGGCGTGCGCGTGTCAGGCGTGGGTGCTGTACACGCTGGGCACCTCGGCCTTCATGCTGCTCGCGGCCATGGCGTTCGACCGCTACGTCGCCATCTGCCAGCCGATGCGCTACGCCGCGCTGGTGTCGCCGCGCGTGGTGGGCGcgctgctgctgttctgttggCTGATCCCCGCCGCGATGATTGGCGGCACCGTGCTTCTGGCCGCGCGCCTGCCGCACTGCCGCGCTCAGGTCGACAGGCTCTACTGTGACTTATACAGTTTGATTAGAATCAgctgcggcggcggcggggCGCAGCTGAGCGAAGTCTTGGCGCTGTTGTCCTTCACGGCCACCGTCCTGGTCCCCGCCGCCTTCGTGCTCTTCACCTACAGCAGCATCCTCTTCGTCTGCGTCTGCCGCACGCGCTCCTTCAGCGGCAAAGCGCTGCGCACCTGCCTGCCGCACCTGCTGGTCTTCCTCAACTACAGCGGCTGCTCCGCGGCGGAGCTGCTGCAGCGCCGCCTGCAGGCCGCCGACCAGCCTGCAACGTCGGTGCTGACCTCCGTgctggtggttctggttccgACCGTGTTGAACCCGGTGGTGTACGGCCTGAACATGAGCGCCATCACCGATAAAGTCAGGCGGCTGCTGGGCAGCAGAAAAACGGACTGA
- the LOC118561018 gene encoding uncharacterized protein LOC118561018 yields the protein MFMPEKMMTRGGKKPAQEGEPEEGAGASSEMETMATTNPEDKLEELAVMVKSMMRSQVARDLKIDKDFSRQEQRWKSIQHQFQQMQLQVHAVLGKSDVSEAHLQPTTSEAPTEESDGGDVQLARGSRTIIEPKFLPLSTDDDIEHFLTTFERMAQVCRWARDEWAVRLVPLLTGKARTAYVLMDMADSEDYEKVKEAILAKYEITADTYRRRFRCLKIEAEISEQIILEQFLRMVNPELEIWIRERDPKTAKEAATLAEVFTSARKGSKSTYFGRETHYAPSSKSTGGEQGSGQSQARNFSSSKQLPSQRPPNVKKSFHKSSAQDIRCYNCNGFGHTQHFCPALKSKPSLLCSVPRPAIEAVQKKVCTVSVLVNGQKEEALLDSGCFQSLVHASLISEEKLSGVGVKIKCVHGDEHVYPSAEVYLTVGGQTYLVHVAVVPSLPYSVILGNDIPTLFDLIHQSEYEPKGLTNREAQDLCPKSDIPVESLKPCNIVTRAQSAKTVLEELPFYGESLEIEPGKTKKSRAQKRMEKFKGSGDEGIGQLSKPNNLLEFDIPSDVGALQRDDPTLKPWFEKVTGGGNSSAPVRLRGRCSLHY from the exons atgTTCATGCCAGAGAAGATGATGaccagaggaggaaaaaagcCAGCCCAAGAGGGAGAGCCTGAGGAAGGAGCTGGAGCTTCCTCTGAAATGGAGACAATGGCAACAACCAACCCTGAAGATAAGTTGGAGGAACTGGCGGTGATGGTGAAATCTATGATGCGGTCTCAAGTGGCTAGAGACCTGAAGATTGATAAAGATTTTTCCCGCCAGGAGCAGAGGTGGAAAAGCATACAGCATCAATTCCAACAAATGCAGCTTCAAGTGCATGCTGTACTTGGAAAATCTGATGTATCAGAAGCACATCTTCAACCCACGACATCTGAAGCACCTACAGAAGAATCAGATGGTGGTGATGTCCAGCTGGCTCGTGGTTCCAGGACCATAATTGAACCAAAGTTTCTTCCCTTATCCACGGATGATGACATTGAGCATTTCCTGACGACGTTCGAGAGGATGGCCCAGGTGTGTCGCTGGGCTAGAGATGAGTGGGCGGTTCGTCTGGTCCCTTTGTTGACCGGTAAGGCCCGCACAGCCTATGTTCTAATGGATATGGCTGACTCTGAGGACTatgaaaaagtgaaagaggcaATTCTGGCAAAATATGAAATCACTGCTGATACGTATCGACGCCGCTTCAGATGCCTGAAGATTGAAGCAG AAATATCCGAGCAGATAATTCTGGAGCAGTTTTTAAGAATGGTTAATCCAGAGTTGGAGATCTGGATCCGTGAGCGCGACCCGAAGACGGCAAAAGAAGCAGCTACTCTTGCAGAGGTCTTCACGTCAGCCAGGAAGGGGAGCAAGAGCACCTATTTTGGCCGAGAGACTCACTATGCCCCATCAAGTAAGTCCACTGGGGGTGAACAGGGCTCTGGTCAAAGTCAGGctagaaatttttctagttcaaAGCAGCTCCCTTCTCAAAGACCTCCTAATGTAAAAAAGTCATTTCACAAGTCTTCTGCGCAAGATATTAGATGTTACAATTGTAATGGCTTTGGCCATACGCAACATTTTTGCCCCGCCCTTAAATCAAAGCCATCACTTTTGTGTTCAGTGCCAAGACCAGCTATTGAGGCTGTGCAAAAGAAGGTTTGTACAGTTTCTGTTCTAGTGAATGGGCAAAAAGAAGAAGCTTTGCTTGATTCTGGGTGCTTCCAGTCTCTAGTGCATGCTAGCTTAATCTCTGAAGAAAAGCTAAGTGGGGTGGGGGTTAAGATAAAATGTGTACATGGAGATGAACATGTCTACCCAAGTGCTGAGGTGTATTTGACAGTGGGAGGTCAAACATACTTGGTACATGTAGCTGTAGTTCCCTCTTTGCCGTACTCCGTTATACTTGGTAATGATATCCCCACTCTTTTTGACCTTATTCACCAGTCAGAATATGAACCCAAAGGGCTTACCAACAGAGAGGCCCAGGATTTATGCCCAAAATCTGATATACCAGTAGAATCACTGAAACCTTGTAATATAGTCACAAGAGCTCAAAGTGCAAAGACTGTGTTGGAAGAGCTGCCTTTTTATGGGGAGTCTCTGGAAATAGAGCCgggaaaaactaaaaagtcaAGAGCTCAGAAAAGAATGGAGAAATTCAAAGGCTCAGGTGATGAAGGGATAGGACAGTTGTCTAAGCCAAATAACTTGTTGGAGTTTGACATTCCCTCAGATGTAGGTGCACTCCAGAGAGATGATCCTACTTTAAAACCGTGGTTTGAAAAAGTAACTGGGGGGGGGAACTCATCAGCGCCGGTTAGACTTCGTGGAAGATGCAGTTTACATTATTAA
- the ube2g2 gene encoding ubiquitin-conjugating enzyme E2 G2: MAGTALKRLMAEYKQLTLNPPEGIVAGPANEENFFEWEALIMGPEDTCFEGGVFPAVLSFPSDYPLSPPKMRFTCDMFHPNIYPDGRVCISILHAPGDDPMGYESSAERWSPVQSVEKILLSVVSMLAEPNDESGANVDASKMWREDREQFYKLAQMTVRKSLGI, translated from the exons ATGGCCGGAACCGCGTTGAAGAGGCTCATGGCTGAATACAAAC AGCTGACCCTGAACCCACCTGAAGGCATCGTCGCAG GTCCAGCCAACGAGGAGAACTTCTTCGAATGGGAGGCGCTCATCAT GGGTCCAGAGGACACGTGCTTTGAAGGAGGCGTGTTCCCCGCCGTCCTCAGCTTCCCCTCTGACTATCCTCTCAGTCCTCCGAAGATGAGGTTCACCTGCGACATGTTTCACCCCAACa tCTATCCAGATGGCCGGGTGTGCATCTCCATCCTTCACGCGCCTGGCGACGACCCGATGGGCTATGAGAGCAGCGCCGAGAGGTGGAGCCCGGTGCAGAGCGTGGAGAAGATCCTGCTGTCTGTGGTCAGCATGCTGGCAG AGCCCAACGATGAGAGCGGCGCCAACGTCGACGCGTCTAAAATGTGGCGCGAGGACCGAGAGCAGTTCTACAAACTGGCCCAGATGACCGTCCGCAAGTCGCTGGGCATCTAG